The window CGGCCAGCGGCCCGGGTAGCAGCCCGGGAAGATGCTCTCGAAGGTGACCTGGCCCTTGTCGTCGGTCTCCTGGACGCCGCGCAGGTAGTTCTCGTCGGTGACGCCCTCGGAGTACAGGGAGTAGTTGCCCTCCCGGTCGCAGTGCCAGAGGTAGACGGCGGCGCCCTTCTTCGGAGTCCCGCAGCCGGAGGCGGCGTCGACGACGGTGAGTGTGACGGTCAGGGGCACGCCGTCGGCGGTGCCGCCCGCGGAGTCGCCGAAGCTCCGGGTGATGTCGCTGCGGACGACACCGCTCTCCTTGAGCACGTTCACGCCGTTCGAGCCGTCGCCGGGGTAGGGGCCGGCGGTCTCGTCGGGGATGGTGGCGCACTCCTCGGACGAGGAGGAAGAGGAAGAGGAGGAAGAGGAGGAAGGAGGGGAAGAAGAGGCGGAGGAAGCCGAGGTGTCCTCCTCGGAGGTGCAGCCCACCAGTGGAATCAGGCTCGCGCCCGCCATCAGCCGGATCATCCGGCGGCGGGCGAGCACGGGAAGGTCGTACGAGAGTCCTCTGTCGTGCTCGTGGACCTCGTCGTCGTGGTGTGGGCGCATGCTTGGACGCTAGTGAACGGCAGCTGTCGGAAGCCAGGCCGACGGCTGTCGAGTCGCTGTCGGTTTGCGAGGGCGCCCGTACCGGCCCGCCGCCCCGCCGCTCTCGGTACTCTTGCGCCCATGTACGGCTACGACCAGAACGTCGGTGCACAGCAGGGGTACGCCCCGCCGCAGCAGCCCATGGCCGGCGGCGTCGGCGGGTACGGCCAGCAGCCACCGCTCTACCCCGAGCCGTCCCCGCCCTCGCTCGCGGACGCGGTGCGGGCCTTCACCACCGGGCAGATGTCCGCCGAGGACTTCCAGCAGGTCTTCGCGACGTCGAAGGTCTACTGCCCGCGCGGTGACAACCCCGGCTTCCTCGCCCTGCACAACACCCAGCAGCCGGTGATCCCGATGTTCACCTCGCTCAAGGAGCTGCGGCGGTACGCGGGCAAGGAGTCCAAGTACTTCGTCATCACCGGCGCCGAGGTGATCGACCTGCTGCCGACCGGCTACGGCTTCGTCCTGGACATGGAGGGCGAGCACCGGATGGTGTTCGACGCGAAGGCCGTGGAGCAGATGGTCGAGTTCGCGATGCGCCGGATGTACGGCTAGTCGGACCCCACAGGGCCGGGCCCGAATATCCCTCCCCGGTTGTCACAGCCATGCCATAGAGTGCCCCCTGGCAGCCGCGCCCCGCACGTCACCGCCTTCACGCGGTCCGCGTCCGGGTGCCGCGCGGCGCTCTCATCTCCCGGCAACCCCGGGATTCCTTGTGGGGGTTCATCACTGTGCGCATGCGCAGCACCTCGGCCGCGACGGCGCTCGCGGTCCTGTTCAGCTCGGCGGCGCTGACCGCCGTATCGGCCGGGACGGCCTCGGCCGTGACCGCCACGGTCGGCTCGCCCGGGGGCATCGTCGTGAGCGACACGCTCAAGCGGGTCTTCGTCGGCGACGACGCGAACGACAGGATCGTCGCCGCCGACTACAACGGCAACCGCGTCGACTCGGTGGACGGCATCGACGGGATCTTCGACCTGGCGCTCTCCGACGACGGCGGCACCCTGTACGCCGCGGCGCGGGTCAGCCACGAGATCGTGGCCCTCGACGCGGCCACCCTCGACGTGAAGGCCCGCTACCCGGTCGCCACCAACACGGGCCCCGTGTACGTCGAGTTCGCCGGCGGCAAGGTCTGGTTCAGCTACGGCGACCAGTGGGACGGCGACCTCGGCTCCGTCGACCCGGCGGTAGACCCGGCGAGCGGTGCCGATCCGGTGGCGCTGGCCCAGCTCCCGACCGAGGGAACGGGGAGCGGACTGTGGGGGCAGGCCCTGCTGGACACCGAGCCGCTGCGGCCGGGCCTTCTGGCCGTCGGCGAGACCGGGGACTCCTCGGGCACCGAGGCCGTCCTCGACGTGTCGAGCGGCACGCCCGAGGTGACCGCCTGGCACGACACCTCGTACGCCCTGAACGACGGCGTCGGGGACATCGACCTCGTCGCGGGCAGCGACCAGGTGCTCGTCAACGGCACCGACCGGCACGCCTACGCGAACGGCACCTTCGCCAAGGCCGGCGCCTACCCGGCGGGCCAGCGGGCCGACATCGGCCGCAGCGGTCTGGTCGCCCAGATCTCCGGCACCAAGGTCGCCGTCTACCGGCCGAACGCCACCCAGCCCGTGCGCACCTACAGCACCGGCACGCAGTCTGCGGCCGCCCTGGCCTGGGCTCCGGACTCCTCCCGGATCTTCGCCCTGGTGAACTCGGCCTCCGGCTACACCCTCAAGGCGCTCACCGACCCGACGCTCAACGTCCCCACCCTCACGGTCAACGCCCCGGCCTCGGCCACCCGCGCCAAGCAGCTGACCGTCACCGGCAAGATCTCGGCGACGCTGCCGCTGCCGAGCGGGGTCCAGCTGACGGTGACCCGCACCGACCTGGAGAGCCCGAACGGCAAGGCACTGGCCCCGGTGACGGTCAAGGCCGACGGCACGTACTCCTTCACGGACACCCCGCCGGCCGGCGGCAAGGTGAAGTACGCGGTGAAGTACGCGGGCGACGCGGTGCACACCGCGGCAACCGCCTCCGACACCGTCGAGGTCTCCCGCAACTCGACCTCGCTCAGCCTGAACAACAACGGCAAGCTGTACAACTACGGCGCCGACGTCAAGTTCACCGCGCACCTGGGGACGACGTACAAGAACCGCTCGGTCGAGATCTGGGCCGACCCCTTCGGCGGCGACAAGCCCAACAAGCTGATCAAGACCGGCACGGTCAACTCCGACGGCAACATCTCCGCCTTGGTCGACATGACCCGGGACACCGCCGTCACCGCGGTCTTCAAGGGCGACGCCCGCTACAAGCCCAAGACGGCGAAGGTCACGGCGTACGCCCGGGTCAAGGTCTCGACCGCCGTCTCCAGGCACTACAAGACGGCGAAGATCGGTACGAAGACCTACTACTGGTTCCACAAGAGCACCGACCCGTTGCTGACCACGACGATGACCTACTACCCGGGCCGCCAGCAGCGCTTCGACCTGCAGGTCTACTACCAGGGCACGTGGTACTCGGCGGACTCGGAGTACTTCCCGCTCGGCGCGAACGGGAAGTCGGCCGTGACCCTCGAGGCGCCCGGTGAGTCGGGCATCAAGGCGCGGATGCGGTCCGTGTACGTCAACGGCTCGTCCGGCGACACGGTGAACTCGACGACGTACGGGGCCTGGAAGTACCTGTACTTCAGTAACTGACACCAGTCCGGCTCGGACGGGAGCCCGGAGGGAATGCCCTCCGGGCTTTCCTCGTTAGGGGTGGCAGGAAGTTCAATGCTCAACTAAACTGGACGCACAAGGAGGTACCGACATGCCTGCAGTGACCGTCGAGAACCCGCTGACGCTGCCGCGCGTCGCCGCGCCCGCGGAGGCAGTGGCCCGTCCCGTGCTCGCCGTCACGACCGCGCCGAGCGGTTTCGAGGGCGAGGGCTTCCCGGTGCGCCGTGCGTTCGCCGGGATCAACTACCGCCACCTGGACCCGTTCATCATGATGGACCAGATGGGCGAGGTGGACTACGCGCCGGGCGAGCCCAAGGGCACCCCCTGGCACCCGCACCGCGGCTTCGAGACCGTCACGTACATCATCGACGGGATCTTCGACCACCAGGACAGCAACGGCGGCGGTGGCACCATCACCAACGGCGACACGCAGTGGATGACCGCGGGCAGCGGTCTCCTCCACATCGAGGCTCCGCCGGAGTCCCTCGTCATGTCCGGCGGTCTCTTCCACGGCCTGCAGCTGTGGGTGAACCTCCCGGCCAGGGACAAGATGATGGCGCCTCGCTACCAGGACATCCGCGGCGGCCACGTCCAGCTGCTCACCACCCCCGACGGCGGCGCGCTGCTGCGCGTCATCGCGGGCGAGCTGGACGGCCACCAGGGCCCCGGTGTCACCCACACCCCGATCACGATGATCCACGCGACCCTCGCCCCGGGCGCGGAGATCACCCTGCCGTGGCGCGAGGACTTCAACGGCCTCGCGTACGTGCTCGCGGGCCGCGGCTCGGTGGGTGCGGAGCGCCGTCCCGTCCAGCTGGGCCAGACGGCGGTCTTCGGCAGCGGTGGCTCCCTGACCGTGCGCGCGGACGAGAAGCAGGACTCCCACACGCCGGACCTGGAGGTCGTCCTCCTGGGCGGACAGCCGATCCGTGAGCCGATGGCCCACTACGGCCCGTTCGTGATGAACACGCGGGAAGAGCTCCAGCAGGCCTTCGAGGACTTCCAGAAGGGCAGGCTGGGGACGATCCCAGCCGTGCACGGGATGTCGGAGAGCGGCCCCGACCAGCTCTAGAGCGGCAACCGGTCATCTGTCTGCCCCTTCTGCCCCTCCTGCCCCTCCTGCGGGACAGGAGGGGCAGAATAGGAAAAGAGTCCTGTTTCGGGACCCTCACGTGACTCCATCGCGTGGGAGGGCGACATGACCACGACCCCGACGAGACCGGCGCCACCGAGGGCGCACACCCCGGGCGTGAGGCCGCGAGGAATCTTCTGGCCGGGTGTCGCCGGGATCGCCTCCGGCGCCCTGATGCTCGTCGCCCTGGTGGTGACATACGGCAACAGCCCGGACTACGACGGCAGGAACGGCCTGCGCGAGACGGTCGAGTTCTACCGCGACGCCGGCAACCGCGACCTGACCGAGGCCATGGCCCTGGTGATGCTGGCCGCGGGCCTGCTCTTCCTGTTCTTCCTGGCCGCCCTGGCCCGCGTCACCGCGAGCCGGTCGTCCCTGGTGCTCGTGGGCGGCATCCTGTTCGTCGCACTGACGATGATCGCGACGATCGCCGGTGCCATCTACGCCATCACGGCCAGCCACACGGAGGCGTTCGTGGTGACCCCGGGTACCGCAACGGTGGCCCTCCTGCTCCTGGACGTGTCCTACGCCGGCACCATCGCCGCCATGATCGGCGCGGCGGTGCTGCTGTTCGCCGTGTGGCGGGCGTCCCGCACGACCGGTGCCGTACCGCAGTGGCTGGCCTGGTTCGGGTTCGTCATCGCGGTGCTGTGCCTGGCGGGGCCGTTCAGCGCGTGGCTGACGGTGCTGCTCATGGGGGTGTGGACGGTGCTCGCGGGAGTGGTGCTGGTGCTGCGGCCGCCGACGGAGGCGTAGTTCCGCGGCGATCAGTGTGCGTCGTTCGGTAGTGATGGATGACGAGGCGTCATCCGAGTGGCCGCCCGCGCACGACAGCCCCGCCCGCGCATGATCCGCTGGAAGCGTGCAGGCCCCCACCCCGCTGCTCCCCGACCCCGTCCGGCGGCTCGCCGCCTGGTGTGTCGTCGTGCTGTTGGTCGCCGGGGTCGTCTACGTCGGGATCCGGCTGGCCGTGGAGTTCCGTACGGCCGTCGTGCCCGTGTTGCTCGCGCTGCTCGGGACGGCGTTGCTCGGGCCCCTGCACCGGCGGCTGGTGAAGGCCAAGGTGAACCGGTCCGTCGCCGCCGGGCTCACCTGCGTGGCCGTCGTGGCCGTCGTCGGCGGGGCCGTGTACATCGTCGTCGCCGCGATCGTCGACACCGGCGACCAGATCCTCGCCGCGCTCAAGCAGGCGGCCCAGGATCTCGCCGAGCACTTCGGGGCCGCCGGGACCTCGCTGGACGACGTCGCCTCCAACGCCAAGGAGTTGCTCACCGACTTCGGGGGGACCGCCGCCTCCGGGGTCATCAGCGGGGTGAGTGTCGTCGCGGAGACCATCGCCATGGCGGTGCTCGCCCTGCTGCTCGTCTTCTTCTTCCTGCGGGACTCCGACCGGGCCGCCGGCGCCTTGCGGTCCGTCGTCCCGGGCGGGGCCGGGGAGGTCATGGAGGCCATGGCCCGGCGGGCGTTCCAGGGCGTGGAAGGGTTCATGAGGGGGACCACCTTCATCGCCCTCATCGACGCCCTCTGCATCACCGTCGGGCTGCTCGTCCTCGACGTCCCGGGCGCGGTCGGGCTCGGGGCGCTCGTCTTCGTCGGGGCCTACATCCCCTACCTGGGCGCGTTCCTCTCGGGGGCGGTCGCGGTGCTGGTCGCGCTCGCCGACCGGGGTTTCGTCATCGCGCTGTGGGTGCTGGCCGTCGTGCTCGCCGTGCAGGTCCTGGAAGGGCATGTGCTGACGCCCATGATCCAGAGCCGGACCGTGCAGATGCACCCGGCCGCCGTCATGGTGGCGATCACCGCAGGGGCGTCCGTGGCCGGAGTCCTCGGCATGCTGCTCGCCGTACCGCTGACCGCCGCCGCCTTCGGCGTCGTACACGAACTGCAGGACCGTTACGCGAGCCCGGAGCCCCCCGAGCCGTCGGAGCCCCCGGAACCGTCCGCGCCCCCCGACCCGTCGGCGCCTTCGGACTCGTAGAGCTCGAACCAGATGCTCTTGCCCTCGCCCCGAGGGTCCACTCCCCACGACTGAGCCAGCAGCTCGATCAGCATCAGGCCCCGCCCGGACGACGCCAGTTCCCCGGGGCGGCGCTTGTGCGGCAGGTCGTCGCTGGTGTCCGTCACCTCGACGCGGATGCGGCGGTCGCCCGGGCCGCCCCGCACCTCGGCGAGGAGCAGGGCGTCGGCGTCGGTGTGGACGAGGACGTTCGTGAGCATCTCGGAGAGGAGCAGCACCGCCGAGTCCACCTGGTCCTCGGACGCCCAGTCGTGCAGCAGCTCCCGCAGCTGCTGCCGGGCCACCGCCACCCGCTCCGGCTCCGCCTGGGCCACGGACATCATGGTGCGGCGGATCGTCGGCCGGACGGTCACCGGGGCGCCGCAGCCGCAGCCCTCCCCCTCCCGGCACAGCAGCAGCACCGCTATGTCGTCCTCGCGCCGGTCGGCGAGCGGGCCGGTGGTGTGGTGGGAGGACGGGCCGTGCACGGCCTGGACGAGGGCGTCGGCGAGCGCCTCCAGGTCGCCGTCGTGCTCCTCCAGGATCGCGCGGATGCGCTTCCAGCCGGTCTCCAGGTCGTGGCCGCCGGTCTCGATCAGGCCGTCCGTGCAGATCAGCATCGTCTCGCCGGGTTCCAGGGTGATCCTGGTCGTCGGATAGTCGGCGTCCGGATCGATGCCGAGCGGGAGGCCGCCGGCCGTCGGGCGGGCGAGCACTGTGCCGTCGGTCATCCGGATCGCCGGGTCCGGGTGCCCGGCGCGGGCGATGTCCAGCAGGCCGTTCGTGGGGTCGACCTCGACGTACAGGCAGGTCGCGAAGCGCAGCTCGGACGGGTCCTCGTCGAGGGAGCCGAACGTCATGCCGTGCAGGAAGCGGGAGGCGCGGGAGAGAACGGCGTCGGGGCGGTGGCCCTCGGAGGCGTAGGCGCGCAGGGCGATGCGGAGCTGGCCCATCAGGCCCGCCGCCCGCACGTCATGGCCCTGGACGTCGCCGATGACCAGGGCGAAGCGGCCGTTGGGCAGCGGGATCATGTCGTACCAGTCGCCGCCGACCTGGAGCCCGCCGCCGGTCGGGACGTAGCGGGCGGCCACGCTCATGCCCGGTATCTCGGGGCCCAGCTTGGGCAGCATCGAGCGCTGGAGGCCGTCCGTCAGTTCCCGCGCGGACTCGGCGGCCTCGGCGCGGGAGAGGGCCTGGGCGAGCATCCGGGCCACCGTCGTCAGCACGGACCGCTCGTCGGGAGTGAACGCGACCGGATAGGTGAAGGCCGCCATCCAGGCGCCCATCGTGCGGCCGGCCACGGTCAGCGGCAGGAACGCCCAGGACTGGCGGTTGAAGTGCGCGGCGAGCGGCCAGGTGACCGGGTAGCGGTCCTTGTACTTCTCGGGCGAGGAGAGGTACACGGCACGACCGGTGCGGACGACCTCGGCGGCCGGGTAGTCCGTGTCCAGGGCCATGTGTGTGAAGGGGCCCTCGTCGCCGGGCTGGTGGCCGTGGTGGCCGATGATCGTCAGGCGGTCGCCCGTCACCCCGAACACCGCGAGGCCGTCCGGTGAGAAGCCCGGCATCGACAGGCCGGCCGCGACCCGCAGCACCTCCGCCGTGGACCGGGCCTCGGCCAGCGCCCGGCCCGCGTCCAGCAGGAACGCCTCCCGCGAGCGCCGCCAGTCGCCGGTGACCGCCGTACGCCCGGCGTGGGCGCCCGGCGTCGGCTCGGTGACCTCCTGGAGGGAGCCGGTCACCTCGTACGACCGTTTCTCGCGGTCGAAGGAGGCGTGGAAGCGGCTGCGGCCGACGCGGACGACCCGGCCCCGCTCGTCCATGATCCGCACCCGCACCTCGCCGAGCGTGCCTTCGGCGACGGCGAGCTGGATCACCCCGCTGATCTCGTTCCAGTCCACCGGGTGCAGGCGGGAGCGCACCTGGGCCTGGCTGAGGGTGGACTGTTCGGCGGGCAGCCCGAGCAGCCGTGCCGCCTCCGCGTCGACCGAGACCAGTCCCGTGGCGGTGTTCCAGTGCCACAGCCCGGTCGCGAGGGCGGCGAGAACCTCCCCCACGGCGGGCAGGGGCTCACCAGTGCGCATTGCCCCACTCTAAGAAGAGGTGATCGCACACTGCCACCGAAGCTGTACGGGGCATCCGGTCGGCAGGAGTGCCGGAGCGCTGCCAAATGGTGGGGAGCCGATCTTTGGGTCCCCGGTAGGCTTGGGGAAAGTTTCACGTGAAACACGCCCCCCGATCCGCGAAGACTGGATGAACGACGATGCATCGGTACAGGTCCCACACCTGCGGCGAGCTCCGCTCCTCTGACGTCGGCACCGACGTCCGGCTGAGTGGCTGGCTGCACAATCGGCGCGACCTGGGCGGCATCCTCTTCATCGATCTGCGCGACCACTACGGCATCACGCAGCTCGTCGCCCGTCCCGGCACGCCCGCGTACGAGGCCCTCGACAAGCTGTCCAAGGAATCGACCGTCCGCGTCGACGGCAAGGTCGTCTCCCGCGGCGCCGAGAACATCAACCCCGACCTGCCGACCGGCGAGATCGAGGTCGAGGTCGGTGAGGTCGAGCTGCTCGGCGCGGCCGCCCCGCTGCCGTTCACGATCAACACCGAGGACGGGGTCAACGAGGAGCGGCGCCTGGAGTACCGCTTCCTGGACCTGCGCCGCGAGCGCATGCACCGCAACATCCTGCTGCGTACGTCGGTCATCTCGGCGATCCGGCACAAGATGACGGCGCTGGGCTTCAACGAGATGGCCACGCCGATCCTGTCGGCGACCTCCCCCGAGGGCGCCCGCGACTTCGTCGTCCCCTCCCGCCTGAACCCGGGCAAGTTCTACGCCCTGCCGCAGGCGCCGCAGCAGTTCAAGCAGCTGCTGATGATCTCCGGCTTCGACCGCTACTTCCAGATCGCGCCCTGCTTCCGTGACGAGGACGCGCGTGCGGACCGCTCGCCGGGCGAGTTCTACCAGCTCGACGTCGAGATGAGCTTCGTCGAGCAGGAGGACGTCTTCCAGCCGATCGAGCAGCTCATGACGGAGCTGTTCGAGGAGTTCGGGGGCGGCCGCCACGTCACCTCGCCCTTCCCGCGGATCCCGTTCCGCGAGGCGATGCTGAAGTACGGCTCCGACAAGCCGGACCTGCGCGCCCAGCTGGAGCTCGTCGACATCACCGACATCTTCGAGGGCTCGGAGTTCAAGGCCTTCGCCGGCAAGCACGTGCGCGCGCTGGCGGTGCCGGACGTCTCCGCGCAGCCCCGGAAGTTCTTCGACCAGCTCGGTGACTTCGCGGTCTCGCAGGGCGCGAAGGGCCTGGCCTGGGTCCGCGTGGCCGAGGACGGCTCGCTCTCCGGCCCGATCGCGAAGTTCCTCACCGAGGAGAACGTCGCCGAGCTGACCAAGCGCCTCTCGCTGGCCGCCGGTCACGCCGTGTTCTTCGGCGCGGGCGAGTTCGACGAGGTCTCGAAGATCATGGGCGCGGTCCGCGTCGAGGCCGCCAAGCGTGCCGGGCACTTCGAGGAGGGCGTCTTCCGGTTCTGCTGGATCGTCGACTTCCCGATGTACGAGAAGGACGAGGAGACCGGCGCGATCGACTTCTCGCACAACCCCTTCTCGATGCCGCAGGGCGGCCTGGAGGCCCTGCAGACCCAGGACCCGCTGGACATCCTGGGCTGGCAGTACGACATCGTCTGCAACGGCGTCGAGCTGTCCTCGGGCGCGATCCGGAACCACGAGCCCGAGATCATGCTCAAGGCCTTCGAGATCGCGGGCTACGACCGCGAGACCGTCGAGGAGAAGTTCGCGGGCATGCTGCGCGCCTTCCGCTTCGGCGCCCCGCCGCACGGCGGCATCGCGCCCGGCGTGGACCGCATCGTCATGCTCCTCGCCGACGAGCCGAACATCCGCGAGACCATCGCCTTCCCGCTCAACGGCAACGCCCAGGACCTGATGATGGGCGCGCCGACGGAGCTGGAGGAGGCGCGGCTGAAGGAGCTGCACCTGTCGGTGCGCAAGCCGCAGCCGAAGTAGGTCTTTGAAGCAGCCGTAGGTGGCTCGGAACCGACGTCGGTTCCGAGCCACTTTCGTTGCCACGTTCGTTTACGGCGGTCATGCAGGGCTCTCACCCAGCCCTTACCTAACCTCCTGACAGGCGCGGTCCCTAACTTCCCTGCACATGACGGGAAACCACACAGGAAACCAGACGGCCGAAGGGCCGAAGCACAAGCGGGACCTCACGCGTCGCAAGGTCGTCGTCGCCGGGGCCGGAGCGGCCGCCGCGGTGGGCGTGGGCGGCACGCTGGCGGCGGGCGCCTTCGCGGGTGAGTCCGGAGCGAAGGGCGGGTCCGCGACCGCGAGTGCCGGCGCGTCGAGCTCGGAGGTCTGCTACAAGCTGACCTCCGAAACGACCGAGGGCCCCTACTACATCGACGCGGACAAGCTCCGCAAGGATGTGACCGAGGACGAGGAGGGCATCCCGCTCACCCTCCGCCTCAAGGTGATCGACTCCGAGACGTGCAAGCCCATCAGGAACGCAGCGGTCGACATCTGGCACTGCAACGCGCTCGGCGTCTAC of the Streptomyces sp. T12 genome contains:
- the aspS gene encoding aspartate--tRNA ligase, coding for MHRYRSHTCGELRSSDVGTDVRLSGWLHNRRDLGGILFIDLRDHYGITQLVARPGTPAYEALDKLSKESTVRVDGKVVSRGAENINPDLPTGEIEVEVGEVELLGAAAPLPFTINTEDGVNEERRLEYRFLDLRRERMHRNILLRTSVISAIRHKMTALGFNEMATPILSATSPEGARDFVVPSRLNPGKFYALPQAPQQFKQLLMISGFDRYFQIAPCFRDEDARADRSPGEFYQLDVEMSFVEQEDVFQPIEQLMTELFEEFGGGRHVTSPFPRIPFREAMLKYGSDKPDLRAQLELVDITDIFEGSEFKAFAGKHVRALAVPDVSAQPRKFFDQLGDFAVSQGAKGLAWVRVAEDGSLSGPIAKFLTEENVAELTKRLSLAAGHAVFFGAGEFDEVSKIMGAVRVEAAKRAGHFEEGVFRFCWIVDFPMYEKDEETGAIDFSHNPFSMPQGGLEALQTQDPLDILGWQYDIVCNGVELSSGAIRNHEPEIMLKAFEIAGYDRETVEEKFAGMLRAFRFGAPPHGGIAPGVDRIVMLLADEPNIRETIAFPLNGNAQDLMMGAPTELEEARLKELHLSVRKPQPK
- a CDS encoding pirin family protein, translating into MPAVTVENPLTLPRVAAPAEAVARPVLAVTTAPSGFEGEGFPVRRAFAGINYRHLDPFIMMDQMGEVDYAPGEPKGTPWHPHRGFETVTYIIDGIFDHQDSNGGGGTITNGDTQWMTAGSGLLHIEAPPESLVMSGGLFHGLQLWVNLPARDKMMAPRYQDIRGGHVQLLTTPDGGALLRVIAGELDGHQGPGVTHTPITMIHATLAPGAEITLPWREDFNGLAYVLAGRGSVGAERRPVQLGQTAVFGSGGSLTVRADEKQDSHTPDLEVVLLGGQPIREPMAHYGPFVMNTREELQQAFEDFQKGRLGTIPAVHGMSESGPDQL
- a CDS encoding YncE family protein — encoded protein: MRSTSAATALAVLFSSAALTAVSAGTASAVTATVGSPGGIVVSDTLKRVFVGDDANDRIVAADYNGNRVDSVDGIDGIFDLALSDDGGTLYAAARVSHEIVALDAATLDVKARYPVATNTGPVYVEFAGGKVWFSYGDQWDGDLGSVDPAVDPASGADPVALAQLPTEGTGSGLWGQALLDTEPLRPGLLAVGETGDSSGTEAVLDVSSGTPEVTAWHDTSYALNDGVGDIDLVAGSDQVLVNGTDRHAYANGTFAKAGAYPAGQRADIGRSGLVAQISGTKVAVYRPNATQPVRTYSTGTQSAAALAWAPDSSRIFALVNSASGYTLKALTDPTLNVPTLTVNAPASATRAKQLTVTGKISATLPLPSGVQLTVTRTDLESPNGKALAPVTVKADGTYSFTDTPPAGGKVKYAVKYAGDAVHTAATASDTVEVSRNSTSLSLNNNGKLYNYGADVKFTAHLGTTYKNRSVEIWADPFGGDKPNKLIKTGTVNSDGNISALVDMTRDTAVTAVFKGDARYKPKTAKVTAYARVKVSTAVSRHYKTAKIGTKTYYWFHKSTDPLLTTTMTYYPGRQQRFDLQVYYQGTWYSADSEYFPLGANGKSAVTLEAPGESGIKARMRSVYVNGSSGDTVNSTTYGAWKYLYFSN
- a CDS encoding AI-2E family transporter, with translation MQAPTPLLPDPVRRLAAWCVVVLLVAGVVYVGIRLAVEFRTAVVPVLLALLGTALLGPLHRRLVKAKVNRSVAAGLTCVAVVAVVGGAVYIVVAAIVDTGDQILAALKQAAQDLAEHFGAAGTSLDDVASNAKELLTDFGGTAASGVISGVSVVAETIAMAVLALLLVFFFLRDSDRAAGALRSVVPGGAGEVMEAMARRAFQGVEGFMRGTTFIALIDALCITVGLLVLDVPGAVGLGALVFVGAYIPYLGAFLSGAVAVLVALADRGFVIALWVLAVVLAVQVLEGHVLTPMIQSRTVQMHPAAVMVAITAGASVAGVLGMLLAVPLTAAAFGVVHELQDRYASPEPPEPSEPPEPSAPPDPSAPSDS
- a CDS encoding SseB family protein, which translates into the protein MYGYDQNVGAQQGYAPPQQPMAGGVGGYGQQPPLYPEPSPPSLADAVRAFTTGQMSAEDFQQVFATSKVYCPRGDNPGFLALHNTQQPVIPMFTSLKELRRYAGKESKYFVITGAEVIDLLPTGYGFVLDMEGEHRMVFDAKAVEQMVEFAMRRMYG
- a CDS encoding SpoIIE family protein phosphatase, with the translated sequence MRTGEPLPAVGEVLAALATGLWHWNTATGLVSVDAEAARLLGLPAEQSTLSQAQVRSRLHPVDWNEISGVIQLAVAEGTLGEVRVRIMDERGRVVRVGRSRFHASFDREKRSYEVTGSLQEVTEPTPGAHAGRTAVTGDWRRSREAFLLDAGRALAEARSTAEVLRVAAGLSMPGFSPDGLAVFGVTGDRLTIIGHHGHQPGDEGPFTHMALDTDYPAAEVVRTGRAVYLSSPEKYKDRYPVTWPLAAHFNRQSWAFLPLTVAGRTMGAWMAAFTYPVAFTPDERSVLTTVARMLAQALSRAEAAESARELTDGLQRSMLPKLGPEIPGMSVAARYVPTGGGLQVGGDWYDMIPLPNGRFALVIGDVQGHDVRAAGLMGQLRIALRAYASEGHRPDAVLSRASRFLHGMTFGSLDEDPSELRFATCLYVEVDPTNGLLDIARAGHPDPAIRMTDGTVLARPTAGGLPLGIDPDADYPTTRITLEPGETMLICTDGLIETGGHDLETGWKRIRAILEEHDGDLEALADALVQAVHGPSSHHTTGPLADRREDDIAVLLLCREGEGCGCGAPVTVRPTIRRTMMSVAQAEPERVAVARQQLRELLHDWASEDQVDSAVLLLSEMLTNVLVHTDADALLLAEVRGGPGDRRIRVEVTDTSDDLPHKRRPGELASSGRGLMLIELLAQSWGVDPRGEGKSIWFELYESEGADGSGGADGSGGSDGSGGSGLA
- a CDS encoding intradiol ring-cleavage dioxygenase, with protein sequence MRPHHDDEVHEHDRGLSYDLPVLARRRMIRLMAGASLIPLVGCTSEEDTSASSASSSPPSSSSSSSSSSSSEECATIPDETAGPYPGDGSNGVNVLKESGVVRSDITRSFGDSAGGTADGVPLTVTLTVVDAASGCGTPKKGAAVYLWHCDREGNYSLYSEGVTDENYLRGVQETDDKGQVTFESIFPGCYPGRWPHIHFEVYGSLADATAATSLTNTSQLAFPKDVCDTVYGTDGYSRSVTNLSELSLETDGIFSDGYDQQMATMKGSTAEGYTATLTVPV